The Parambassis ranga chromosome 19, fParRan2.1, whole genome shotgun sequence genome contains a region encoding:
- the hgfb gene encoding hepatocyte growth factor — MWIYKLIFGFLVVSYSEERRNALQDYQKTDGIQLVPDSSHLTKSKNLSLDRCAKACSRNKKVPFTCRAFLYDHKTKKCQWLSFDRISPGAQSHQNFNYQLYQKKDYVRECIVGTGQSYRGRRSVTVSGILCQAWASPIPHEHKFMSKRFRKKDLRENYCRNPDNSTVGPWCFTTDPHPYLRHQECGIPQCSQVECMTCNGEDYRGPMDHTESGKECQRWDLDEPHRHLYHPERHPDKGLDDNYCRNPDGRHRPWCFTTDPNTPWEYCNIKVCETPPKSNVVETTECYQGRGDGYRGTVDVTPTGLTCQRWDSQYPHNHTFIPQAYPCKDLRENYCRNPDGQESPWCFTTDPRVRTMFCTSIPQCGTQNKPGSDCYESFGENYQGQQSRTRSNLPCAPWRDHSNSGERGMLMAGLEGNYCRNPDKDKHGPWCYTNNSAIPWDYCNVKPCDDLENSIPLAELSSVGCFVHKRTRIVGGGPVGISEGSWMVSIQKGSLHWCGGSLIREEWVLTDIQCFSSCVPDLSEYRVWLGVSDIREDAPDWSKRQEVSIAHVICGPEGSSLALLRLSKPALPADNVHTIQLPIAGCSIPEGTICKMYGWGETQGTGHDDVLKAVDLPIVSRDRCREMHRGNLHITNTNICAGGKRNEGVCERDYGGPLVCRDGDIRVIVGVSVHGRGCARANQPGIFINVPFYTQWIYKVFKYYPNPEII, encoded by the exons ATGTGGATTTACAAGCTCATTTTCGGATTCTTGGTCGTGTCTTACTCTG aggaaagaagaaatgCACTTCAGGACTACCAGAAAACTGATGGCATCCAGCTGGTTCCTGACTCGTCTCACCTGACCAAAAGCAAGAATCTGAGCCTGGACAGGTGTGCTAAAGCCTGCAGCCGCAACAAAAAAGTGccctttacctgcag AGCATTCCTGTATGATCACAAAACCAAGAAATGCCAGTGGTTGTCATTCGACAGGATCTCACCAGGAGCTCAGAGCCACCAGAACTTCAACTACCAACTCTATCAAAAGAAAG ACTATGTGAGGGAATGTATAGTGGGGACCGGTCAGAGCTACAGAGGGCGGAGGTCGGTGACGGTGAGTGGGATCCTGTGCCAAGCCTGGGCCTCTCCTATTCCTCATGAACACAA ATTCATGTCAAAGAGGTTCAGGAAGAAAGACCTCAGAGAAAACTACTGTCGCAACCCAGACAACTCTACTGTTGGCCCGTGGTGCTTTACCACTGACCCCCATCCTTACCTCAGACACCAGGAGTGCGGCATACCACAGTGCTCACAGG TTGAGTGTATGACCTGTAATGGGGAAGATTACAGAGGACCTATGGACCACACAGAAAGTGGAAAAGAATGCCAACGGTGGGACCTGGATGAGCCACACAGACACCTGTACCACCCTGAGAG GCACCCTGACAAAGGTCTGGATGATAACTACTGTAGGAACCCAGACGGACGCCACAGACCCTGGTGTTTTACCACAGACCCTAACACACCGTGGGAGTACTGCAACATCAAAGTCTGCG AAACGCCTCCTAAAAGCAATGTGGTAGAAACAACTGAGTGTTACCAGGGGAGAGGAGACGGATACAGGGGAACAGTAGATGTGACGCCCACTGGACTCACCTGCCAACGCTGGGACTCTCAGTATCCCCATAACCACACATTCATACCTCAAGCCTACCCCTGCAA GGACCTGCGCGAGAACTATTGTCGGAATCCAGATGGTCAAGAATCCCCCTGGTGCTTCACTACAGACCCAAGAGTCCGCACAATGTTCTGCACCAGTATCCCTCAGTGCGGCACCCAAAACAAGCCTGGTAGTG ACTGCTATGAAAGCTTCGGAGAGAATTACCAAGGACAGCAGTCAAGGACTAGATCAAACCTGCCCTGTGCTCCCTGGAGAGACCACAGCAACAG TGGTGAGAGGGGCATGCTGATGGCCGGCCTGGAGGGAAACTACTGCAGAAATCCTGATAAAGACAAACACGGTCCCTGGTGTTACACCAATAATTCTGCCATACCCTGGGACTACTGCAATGTAAAACCAT GTGATGATTTAGAGAACAGCATTCCACTGG CTGAGCTGTCCTCCGTGGGGTGTTTTGTCCATAAAAGGACCAGAATCGTGGGAGGAGGTCCGGTGGGCATATCAGAAGGCAGCTGGATGGTCAGCATACAGAAAGG ATCACTACACTGGTGTGGAGGCTCACTAATACGAGAGGAGTGGGTTCTTACTGACATACAGTGCTTCTCCTCATG TGTTCCAGACCTAAGTGAGTATCGGGTGTGGCTGGGAGTGTCCGATATTCGAGAGGACGCTCCTGACTGGTCCAAGAGACAGGAAGTCAGCATTGCTCATGTGATATGTGGTCCTGAGGGCTCCAGTCTAGCACTTCTACGACTCTCTAA GCCTGCCCTTCCAGCAGACAATGTCCATACCATTCAGCTGCCTATTGCTGGATGCTCCATCCCAGAGGGAACGATATGCAAAATGTATGGATGGGGAGAGACACAAG GCACTGGTCATGATGATGTCCTGAAGGCAGTGGACCTCCCTATTGTGAGTCGCGATAGGTGTAGAGAGATGCACAGAGGGAACCTCCACATTACAAACACCAATATCTGTGCAGGAGGAAAGAGGAATGAAGGCGTGTGTGAG AGGGATTACGGCGGCCCTCTGGTGTGTCGGGATGGTGACATCAGGGTTATTGTTGGAGTAAGTGTCCATGGCAGAGGTTGTGCTCGGGCCAACCAGCCTGGCATCTTTATTAATGTGCCCTTCTACACACAATGGATCTACAAGGTCTTCAAATATTACCCCAACCCTGAGATCATTTAG